From Fusarium fujikuroi IMI 58289 draft genome, chromosome FFUJ_chr07, a single genomic window includes:
- a CDS encoding related to ornithine aminotransferase: MAHPFVSNSNILHRSFARQPDRVVSASGVSLFLESGREILDASAGTAVSCLGFGCPEITEVVANQMNQLPYLYSGARFTCDVTEELASMLLQGQPGGLSEAIFVNSGSEATDAAIKLATQYWHERGMPQKHHVIARKQSYHGNTIGALCVSGHKSRKAMYRHWLSHNVNFVDPCFAYRLKRNESDQDYVKRLADQLEAEILHIGPENVSAFVAETVSGTTLGCLPAVPGYFKAVREICDRHDVLLILDEIMCGMGKTGTMHAWEQEAISGPDIQMIGKALGGGFVPLSGVLLRNKIFDALADGSQGLAHGHTFQAHPVACAAALEAQRIIRDEDILTNVREMGKVLERLLRTNLGHMEYVGDIHGRGLFWAVGFVQDRGTKTPFPADRRLCHQIVDKALDLGLNILGNLGETGDIHVDHVIMSPPYVVTESELGRMVGILRESIQTVMSEVIDIQGAWL, from the exons ATGGCTCACCCTTTTGTCTCCAACTCAAACATTCTCCATCGTTCATTCGCTCGTCAACCTGACAGAGTCGTTTCTGCCTCAGGTGtatctctctttcttgagtCTGGCCGTGAAATCCTTGATGCTTCAGCCGGAACAGCCGTTTCATGTCTCGGCTTTGGATGTCCAGAGATTACTGAAGTGGTCGCGAACCAGATGAACCAGCTTCCTTACCTCTACTCTGGCGCACGTTTCACTTGCGACGTGACCGAGGAGCTTGCATCGATGCTTCTGCAAGGGCAACCCGGTGGCCTGTCCGAGGCCATATTCGTCAACTCTGGAAGCGAAGCCACTGATGCTGCTATCAAGCTCGCAACACAATACTGGCACGAGCGAGGAATGCCCCAGAAACACCATGTCATCGCAAGAAAACAGAGCTACCATGGAAACACGATTGGAGCACTCTGCGTTTCTGGCCACAAATCTCGAAAGGCCATGTACCGCCACTGGCTCTCTCATAATGTCAACTTTGTTGACCCCTGCTTCGCTTATAGGCTGAAGAGAAACGAATCCGACCAAGATTATGTCAAGCGACTGGCAGATCAACTTGAGGCAGAGATTCTCCATATTGGACCCGAGAACGTTTCTGCATTTGTGGCTGAGACTGTCAGTGGAACTACTCTAGGTTGCCTTCCTGCTGTACCTGGATACTTTAAAGCTGTCCGAGAGATTTGCGACAGACATGATGtcctcttgatcttggatGAA ATCATGTGCGGTATGGGGAAAACAGGCACTATGCATGCTTGGGAACAGGAGGCCATTTCAGGGCCTGATATTCAGATGATAGGCAAAGCTCTTGGTGGGGGGTTTGTTCCCCTGTCTGGCGTGTTGCTTCGCAATAAGATATTCGACGCCCTCGCAGACGGATCTCAGGGATTAGCCCATGGACACACATTCCAG GCTCACCCGGTCGCTTGCGCTGCAGCCCTCGAGGCTCAACGCATCATTCGTGATGAAGATATTCTCACTAACGTCCGAGAAATGGGTAAGGTCTTGGAGAGGCTCCTGAGAACAAATCTTGGACATATGGAATATGTCGGCGATATCCATGGGCGTGGTCTTTTTTGGGCCGTTGGGTTCGTTCAGGATCGTGGCACCAAAACACCCTTCCCGGCAGATAGGAGACTGTGTCACCAGATTGTGGACAAGGCGCTTGATCTGGGCTTGAATATTTTGGGAAACCTGGGTGAAACTGGAGACATCCATGTTGATCATGTCATAATGTCTCCCCCATATGTGGTAACTGAGTCTGAACTGGGACGGATGGTCGGCATTCTAAGGGAATCTATTCAGACTGTAATGTCTGAGGTAATTGATATTCAAGGGGCGTGGCTCTAA
- a CDS encoding probable MAPKK kinase, producing MAMLASKASFPAGLGASSLTPVPSQPTMAPPRRAPTMPPSGAYGSPTESEFNESDPAESVKNWDEEQVCEYLRSVKCGEYEKIFRKNHINGENLLEMDKDVLKEMGVEKVGDRVRLFLGIKKLRTRAYANEKKRNRDSFGGLDIHITAPHDSPRMHTSRGVPTSASNKRFSRQMDLHGALDNGINSSRPNSPLPGTDLRNLRARGKTYVTSPANAQGQRIVITNPDLPANRLVTTHTRNNSSMDGSLMAALPQGQEVIRVISTGGVTKVVKISACSTCEEVMRVTLRKFALREDHERNYCFWVLAGIDPDPGQCRRLGDTELWRIIKDQRRPERNRLILRRVPAGEPGEAELQRAAAIAMEEEQQKHARALETVDKRSQLKVQKMLGEKWNDQLQSPLSPISYQDRERNLHNAAKDLERPPSEIESRPARRVGALRQFGGLRPPSELIASDLTSYFPDHTREDIDRTARLSMRRSTRLSKDAPPIPTIADSWLNANSQLAKVKSRDSHIRVPQNAYNRDSVTSSVLDTLQEESSLEPNRKSYVSFTESGSDSAALSVTDPEGNTTATSYYDGDNSTGSGSFQELRQALTNDGDDVDEELQSFLAGESWGDDKWMKGALIGQGSFGSVYLALHAVTGELLAVKQVETPAPGANSQGDTRKKGMIEALKREISLLRDLRHPNIVQYLGCSSSADYLNIFLEYVPGGSVQTILNSYGALPEPLVRSFVRQILTGLSYLHNRDIIHRDIKGANILVDNKGTIKISDFGISKKLEASNILNGANNNKHRPSLQGSVFWMAPEVVKQTSYTRKADIWSLGCLVVEMMTGSHPFPDCSQLQAIFKIGGGKAAPTIPEHASEAAKEFLAQTFEIDHNLRPSADQLILSPFLIPIT from the exons ATGGCCATGCTAGCTTCGAAAGCGTCGTTTCCCGCCGGCTTGGGTGCTTCGTCTCTCACTCCTGTTCCTTCTCAACCCACAATGGCCCCTCCCAGGAGAGCTCCCACGATGCCCCCTTCAGGTGCTTATGGCAGCCCGACAGAATCCGAATTCAACGAAAGCGACCCCGCTGAATCCGTCAAGAACTGGGATGAAGAGCAAGTCTGCGAATACCTGCGATCTGTAAAGTGCGGCGAGTATGAAAAGATCTTCCGGAAAAATCACATCAACGGCGAGAATCTCCTGGAAATGGATAAAGATGTGCTGAAAGAAATGGGTGTTGAGAAGGTCGGCGATCGCGTCCGCCTTTTCCTTGGCATCAAAAAGCTGAGAACCCGGGCATATGCCAACGAGAAGAAACGAAATCGG GATTCATTTGGCGGGCTCGATATTCACATCACTGCACCCCATGACTCGCCAAGAATGCACACATCTCGAGGTGTTCCGACATCTGCTTCCAACAAACGGTTTTCGAGGCAAATGGATTTACACGGTGCTTTAGATAATGGCATTAATTCCTCGAGACCAAACTCCCCTCTCCCTGGTACCGATCTGCGGAACCTAAGGGCCCGAGGGAAGACATATGTCACAAGCCCTGCAAATGCTCAAGGCCAAAGGATTGTCATTACCAACCCGGATCTTCCGGCAAACCGTCTGGTAACGACCCATACCAGGAATAACTCCAGTATGGACGGTTCACTGATGGCTGCCTTACCACAGGGTCAAGAAGTTATTCGTGTTATATCAACTGGCGGCGTTACGAAGGTTGTCAAGATTTCCGCGTGTAGTACTTGCGAGGAGGTGATGCGGGTGACTCTTCGAAAGTTCGCTCTGCGTGAGGACCACGAAAGAAATTACTGTTTCTGGGTTTTGGCTGGCATCGATCCTGATCCAGGCCAGTGCCGACGACTGGGCGATACGGAACTTTGGCGCATTATCAAGGACCAACGACGGCCGGAACGAAATCGACTGATATTACGGAGGGTTCCAGCAGGCGAACCAGGGGAGGCGGAACTGCAGCGCGCTGCTGCCATCGccatggaagaagaacaacagaAACACGCTCGTGCTTTGGAAACAGTGGACAAGCGTAGTCAACTTAAGGTCCAGAAGATGCTCGGGGAGAAATGGAACGATCAACTGCAGTCCCCATTGTCGCCAATATCTTACCAGGACCGGGAACGAAATCTACATAACGCAGCCAAGGATCTGGAGCGCCCTCCGTCGGAGATCGAATCGCGGCCGGCCCGACGTGTCGGAGCCCTGCGACAGTTTGGCGGTCTTCGACCTCCCAGCGAGTTAATTGCTTCTGATCTCACCTCGTACTTCCCTGACCACACCAGAGAAGACATTGACCGCACAGCCCGACTTTCCATGCGACGGTCAACTCGCTTGAGCAAG GATGCGCCTCCCATCCCAACCATTGCTGATTCTTGGCTTAATGCCAACTCTCAGCTTGCCAAGGTGAAGTCTCGGGACTCTCACATTCGCGTTCCTCAGAATGCCTACAACCGGGATTCAGTAACATCATCGGTTCTTGACACCCTTCAAGAGGAGTCTTCTCTCGAGCCCAATCGCAAGTCTTATGTCTCCTTTACTGAGAGTGGCTCTGACTCGGCTGCTCTGAGTGTCACTGACCCTGAGGGCAACACCACGGCCACAAGCTACTATGATGGTGACAACTCAACGGGCTCCGGATCATTCCAGGAGCTTCGCCAAGCATTGACCAATGATGGCGACGACGTAGACGAGGAGCTACAAAGCTTCCTGGCTGGAGAGTCCTGGGGCGACGACAAATGGATGAAGGGTGCGCTTATCGGCCAAGGTTCGTTCGGCAGTGTGTACCTGGCCCTCCATGCTGTTACTGGAGAGCTTCTCGCTGTGAAGCAGGTCGAGACACCTGCTCCTGGAGCCAACAGCCAGGGCGACACACGCAAGAAGGGCATGATCGAAGCACTCAAGCGAGAAATAAGCCTTCTTCGCGATCTTCGACATCCTAATATTGTGCAATATCTTGGTTGCAGTTCTTCAGCTGATTATCTCAATATTTTCCTCGAGTATGTGCCTGGTGGATCAGTTCAGACGATACTCAACTCATACGGTGCGCTTCCAGAGCCGCTGGTTCGCAGTTTTGTTCGGCAGATTCTGACTGGCCTTTCATACCTACATAACCGAGACATTATCCATCGCGACATCAAGGGAGCCAACATCCTGGTGGACAACAAGGGAACCATCAAGATTTCTGATTTCGGTATTTCAAAGAAGCTGGAGGCCTCCAATATTCTAAACGGCGCCAACAACAATAAGCACCGTCCGTCACTACAAGGATCCGTTTTCTGGATGGCGCCTGAAGTTGTGAAGCAAACATCGTATACCCGCAAAGCAGACATCTGGTCGCTTGGATGTTTGGTGGTGGAGATGATGACTGGTAGTCACCCTTTCCCCGACTGCAGTCAGCTCCAGGCTATCTTCAAGATTGGGGGCGGAAAGGCGGCTCCTACAATCCCTGAACATGCGAGCGAGGCAGCCAAAGAGTTCCTTGCGCAAACCTTTGAAATTGACCACAACCTACGACCTAGCGCGGACCAGCTGATACTCAGCCCCTTCCTGATCCCAATCACCTAA
- a CDS encoding probable proline-specific permease (proline transport protein) codes for MPESILTSPGPHSLKARDEQEKSPSHLGEVETIRNGSSDPERNEDTHRGFKPRHSQMIAIGGAIGTLLFLGTAQVLRIGGPLFLLISYGVLSILIYCIVTGIAKVPTYLPVPGGTMAYYGHKYVSRSMGFAMGYLYWYSLGILIPYEFVASTLLINYWGTAVNGAVWITIIYVIIVIVNLFPVGVFGECEFWSAGMKVLLILGLIFLSIVLFFGGGPDRDALYFRYWKDPGSVNTHIVEGDAGRLVALLQSSVLASFAFVLAPEQLIVTAGEMQSPRYNLPRAAPRYIWRLIVLFMPSVLGIGVVCASNDPRLTAPGTARSPFIIAIKNAGIPVLDSIVNTLILLSAITAANAFLYSASRNLYSLAKAENAPAIFKRCNRYGLPYHAVLITASLGCLAYLSLSK; via the coding sequence ATGCCAGAGTCTATCCTCACGAGTCCGGGGCCCCATTCTCTCAAAGCCAGGGATGAGCAAGAAAAGTCCCCAAGTCATCTTGGTGAAGTTGAAACCATTCGAAATGGTAGCTCCGACCCCGAAAGAAACGAAGATACACACCGTGGCTTCAAGCCTCGGCACTCTCAGATGATAGCCATAGGGGGTGCTATTGGAACTTTACTGTTCCTAGGAACCGCCCAGGTTCTTCGCATTGGCGGTCCTCTGTTCCTCCTGATTTCATATGGAGTTCTGTCTATACTGATTTACTGCATCGTCACTGGAATTGCCAAGGTTCCAACTTATCTCCCTGTTCCAGGAGGCACTATGGCCTACTACGGACACAAATATGTGTCTCGCAGCATGGGCTTTGCAATGGGATATCTCTACTGGTACTCTCTTGGCATCTTGATCCCCTACGAATTCGTCGCTTCTACACTTCTCATCAACTATTGGGGAACTGCGGTTAATGGCGCCGTGTGGATCACCATCATATATGTTATCATCGTCATTGTTAACCTCTTCCCTGTCGGAGTCTTTGGAGAGTGTGAGTTTTGGAGCGCAGGGATGAAAGTTCTCCTCATCTTAGGCCTCATCTTTCTCTCAATTGTGTTGTTTTTCGGGGGAGGTCCTGATAGAGATGCTCTCTACTTTCGATATTGGAAAGACCCTGGTTCAGTGAACACTCATATCGTGGAGGGCGATGCCGGACGACTTGTTGCACTGCTTCAGTCTTCTGTTCTAGCATCCTTTGCATTCGTCTTGGCTCCTGAACAACTCATTGTGACAGCGGGCGAGATGCAATCGCCACGCTATAACCTCCCCCGAGCCGCTCCACGATATATTTGGCGGCTGATCGTTCTTTTCATGCCCTCCGTCCTCGGGATTGGTGTAGTCTGCGCATCAAATGATCCCCGGCTTACAGCACCTGGGACTGCGCGCTCTCCTTTCATCATCGCTATCAAGAACGCCGGCATCCCTGTCCTGGATAGCATCGTCAATACATTGATCCTCCTTTCAGCGATCACGGCTGCGAACGCATTCCTCTACTCTGCCTCTCGAAATCTTTATTCACTTGCAAAGGCCGAAAATGCACCTGCGATATTCAAGAGATGCAATAGATATGGCCTTCCATATCATGCAGTCTTGATCACTGCCTCCCTTGGATGCCTAGCATACCTCAGCCTGTCAAAATAG